GCCTGGAATTGATGAAGCGCCTGTACGGCGATCACCCGTATGCACACTCCAGCGATGGCAACGCGCAAAGCGTACCGAAGATCACCCTGGCGCAACTGCGTGAGTTCCACGCCAAGGCGTATGCCGCCGGCAACGTGGTGATTGCGCTGGTCGGCGACTTGTCCCGTGCCGAGGCCGAGGCAATTGCCAATCAGGTGTCCGCCGCCCTGCCAAAAGGCCCGGCGCTGGCGAAGATCGCTCAACCGCAGGAGCCGAAAGCCAGCGTCGGCCACATCGAGTTCCCGTCCAAGCAGACCAACCTGATGCTTGCGCAACTGGGCATCGACCGTGACGACCCGGACTACGCCGCGCTGTCCATGGGCAACCAGATTCTCGGTGGTGGTGGTTTCGGCACCCGCTTGATGAGCGAAGTCCGTGAGAAACGCGGTCTGGCCTACACCGTGTACTCGGGGTTCAGCCCGATGCAGGCGCGCGGCCCGTTCATGATCAATCTTCAGACCCGCGCGGAAATGAGCGAAGGCACTTTGAAACTGGTGCAGGATGTGCTCGCCGATTACCTGAAGACCGGCCCGACCCAGAAAGAACTCGACGACGCCAAGCGCGAACTGGCCGGCAGCTTCCCGCTGTCCACCGCGAGCAACGCCGACATCGTCGGCCAGCTCGGCGCCATGGGTTTCTACAACCTGCCGCTGAGCTATCTGGACGACTTCATGCGTCAGTCCCAGAGTCTGACCGTCGAGCAGGTCCGCGACGCCCTGAACAAACACTTGAGCACGGATAAACTGGTCATCGTCAGCGCTGGCCCGACCGTGCCGCAAAAGCCGTTACCGGCCCCATCTGATAAACCTGCCGAGCAGCCGCTCGGGGTTCCGGAGCATTAATGGCCAGTCCAAAGAAACCTGTACAAAAACTGCACAACGGTGTGAACCAGTTGCGCATCATCGGCGGCGAATGGCGCAGCCGCAAACTGAGCTTCCCGGATGCGCCGGGCCTGCGCCCGACGCCGGACCGTGTGCGCGAAACCCTGTTCAACTGGCTCGCGCCATATGTTGCCGGGGCCAAGGTGCTCGATCCGTTCGCCGGCAGCGGCGCACTGTTTCTGGAAGCGCTGTCCCGGGGCGCGTCCATGGGCCAGGCGCTGGATGCCAGCCATGTCGCGGTCTCCAGCCTGAAAGAACACCTCGGCACGCTGCGCTGCACCAACGGCCATGTGCAGACCGCCGACGCATTGCGCTACCTGGAAACCCAGACGGCGACCACGTTCGACCTGGTGTTCCTCGACCCGCCGTTCAACCAGAACCTGCTGCCCGCCGTGTGCACGCTGCTGGAAGAGCGCCATTGGCTGGCCGATGAAGCGTGGATCTACACTGAAAGCGAAACCGCGCCATCGACCCTCGGCCTGCCAGGCAACTGGCGCCTGCACCGCGAGCAGAAATCCGGGCGGGTGTACTACGCGTTGTGGCAACGTATGGCAGTGATCGCCGGTTAACCGACCGGCCTGAAAAAGCGGCGGGCCTCAGCCGAGGCTCGCTGCGCTGCATCGAGAGCAATCGTGTCCCTTTCGTCAAAACCGTTCATCCCCGCCTTCGGCCTCGGCAATCCGCACCTGCAAACCTTGTGGGGGCCGCTGTGGCGCAAAACCGTACACCTTGATCGCCAGCGCGAACGACTGTGGCTGGAGGACGGCGACTTTCTCGACCTCGACTGGCACGGCCCGCACAGCGCCGAAGCGCCATTGGTATTGGTGCTGCACGGGCTGACCGGTTCTTCCAATTCCCCTTACGTCGCCGGAATTCAGGCAGCGCTCGGCGCGCAAGGCTGGGCCAGTGTCGCGCTGAACTGGCGTGGTTGCTCGGGCGAGCCGAATCTGTTGCCGCGCAGCTACCATTCCGGCGCCAGCGAAGACCTCGCCGAGACCATACGACACCTGAAAGCCAAGCGACCACTGGCGCCGCTGTATGCGGTC
The sequence above is a segment of the Pseudomonas sp. HS6 genome. Coding sequences within it:
- the rsmD gene encoding 16S rRNA (guanine(966)-N(2))-methyltransferase RsmD, which codes for MASPKKPVQKLHNGVNQLRIIGGEWRSRKLSFPDAPGLRPTPDRVRETLFNWLAPYVAGAKVLDPFAGSGALFLEALSRGASMGQALDASHVAVSSLKEHLGTLRCTNGHVQTADALRYLETQTATTFDLVFLDPPFNQNLLPAVCTLLEERHWLADEAWIYTESETAPSTLGLPGNWRLHREQKSGRVYYALWQRMAVIAG
- a CDS encoding pitrilysin family protein — its product is MSERKTPRLLLLGLITLAVIGSAALFLAPSDDSKASEALDNAKSSQKLQSLAELDGKAPASRKLDVQTWNTAEGAKVLFVEARELPMFDMRLIFAAGSSQDGNAPGLALLTNAMLNEGVAGKDVGAIAQGFEGLGADFGNGAYKDMAIASLRSLSAADKREPALKLFSEVIGKPTFPADSFARIKNQMLAGFEYQKQSPGKLASLELMKRLYGDHPYAHSSDGNAQSVPKITLAQLREFHAKAYAAGNVVIALVGDLSRAEAEAIANQVSAALPKGPALAKIAQPQEPKASVGHIEFPSKQTNLMLAQLGIDRDDPDYAALSMGNQILGGGGFGTRLMSEVREKRGLAYTVYSGFSPMQARGPFMINLQTRAEMSEGTLKLVQDVLADYLKTGPTQKELDDAKRELAGSFPLSTASNADIVGQLGAMGFYNLPLSYLDDFMRQSQSLTVEQVRDALNKHLSTDKLVIVSAGPTVPQKPLPAPSDKPAEQPLGVPEH